Proteins found in one Halarsenatibacter silvermanii genomic segment:
- the upp gene encoding uracil phosphoribosyltransferase — MGEVFIFDHPLMKHKLTLLRDKDTGPKEFRELTNELAMLMAYEVTRDIPLEEVEIETPLTSTKSPRIAGKKIGVVPILRAGLGMLDGILQLMPAARVGHVGLYRDPDTLEPVEYYCKLPPDTENRDLLVIDPMLATGGSATAAIDAVKSRGVRSLKFMCLVAAPEGIERVREDHEDIDIYTAAVDDHLDDHAYIVPGLGDAGDRLYGTK; from the coding sequence ATGGGTGAAGTATTTATATTTGACCATCCACTGATGAAACATAAACTCACGCTTTTGAGGGACAAAGATACCGGACCAAAAGAGTTCCGCGAACTGACAAATGAACTGGCCATGCTCATGGCCTACGAAGTTACCCGCGATATTCCGCTGGAGGAGGTCGAGATCGAAACTCCGCTGACGAGCACTAAATCTCCCAGAATAGCCGGCAAGAAGATAGGTGTGGTCCCTATTTTGAGGGCTGGTCTGGGTATGCTGGACGGCATTCTCCAGCTGATGCCTGCGGCGAGAGTGGGACACGTCGGGCTTTATCGCGATCCCGACACGCTGGAACCGGTCGAGTATTACTGCAAGCTCCCTCCCGATACCGAAAATCGTGACCTGCTGGTAATAGATCCGATGCTGGCTACAGGAGGATCGGCAACTGCTGCTATAGATGCCGTTAAGAGCAGAGGGGTTCGCAGTCTCAAATTTATGTGTCTGGTAGCCGCCCCTGAAGGCATCGAAAGAGTGCGCGAGGATCATGAGGATATTGATATTTATACCGCGGCCGTGGATGATCATCTCGACGATCATGCTTACAT
- the rpiB gene encoding ribose 5-phosphate isomerase B has translation MKQIILVCTGNTCRSPMAVELLRKKFADDSDYSFSSAGLTAIRGGRMDERAKMALKKTGIEPDEHSSRPLDKDLVKRSDLILTMTASQAREIKERYPQKEEYVFSLGEFTEDGRDVNDPFGGSQSTYEKTREQMEKMMEEISSRLADFFTETTKTPKEAGKFDTRSDRMVIAAGSDHAGFSLKEEIIDWLEEEGYKVTDVGVDQEKESVDYPDYASRVAEKVAAGEAQLGLLICGTGLGMSMTANKYAGVRAARCHDTYSARMARSHNDASILTMGERVIGTGLAKDVVKAFISTDFSGGRHARRVDKMENKGEMNE, from the coding sequence ATGAAGCAAATAATTCTGGTCTGCACAGGAAATACCTGCCGTAGTCCTATGGCTGTCGAACTTTTGAGAAAAAAATTTGCTGACGACTCCGATTACAGCTTTAGTTCCGCCGGTCTGACCGCCATCCGGGGAGGGAGGATGGACGAGAGAGCTAAAATGGCTCTGAAGAAAACAGGAATCGAGCCCGATGAACATTCCAGCAGACCCCTGGATAAAGACCTGGTAAAAAGATCTGATCTGATACTTACAATGACAGCCTCTCAGGCCCGGGAAATCAAAGAACGATATCCTCAAAAAGAGGAATATGTTTTCAGCCTGGGGGAATTTACGGAAGACGGGAGAGATGTGAACGATCCCTTCGGCGGCAGTCAGAGCACCTATGAAAAAACACGGGAACAGATGGAGAAGATGATGGAAGAGATTTCCAGCCGGCTGGCAGATTTTTTTACTGAAACGACAAAAACACCAAAAGAGGCTGGCAAATTTGATACCAGGAGTGATAGAATGGTTATAGCAGCAGGTTCTGATCACGCGGGATTTTCCCTCAAGGAAGAAATAATCGATTGGCTTGAGGAAGAAGGATATAAAGTGACCGATGTCGGGGTGGATCAGGAGAAAGAATCTGTTGATTATCCCGATTATGCATCCCGTGTAGCCGAAAAGGTGGCTGCCGGGGAAGCTCAACTGGGGCTTCTTATCTGCGGTACCGGCCTCGGTATGAGCATGACAGCCAACAAATACGCCGGGGTGAGGGCGGCCCGCTGTCATGATACCTATTCTGCCCGCATGGCCCGCAGCCATAATGATGCCAGTATATTGACCATGGGAGAAAGAGTGATAGGAACGGGCCTGGCCAAAGATGTGGTCAAAGCTTTTATATCGACTGATTTTTCCGGGGGAAGACACGCCCGCCGGGTGGACAAAATGGAGAATAAAGGGGAGATGAATGAATAA
- a CDS encoding L-threonylcarbamoyladenylate synthase: MKGILQTEVLEVDTGVSPGELLGTEAVKKASSLLQRGELVAFPTETVYGLGANALDERAVRGIFAAKDRPEDNPLIVHVYSREELNRLTRGTVPSAVRQLTARFWPGPLTVILPRSDEVPGVICAGLDTVAVRMPSHPVARAILTRSGLPVAAPSANKSGLPSPTRAEHVLADMEGSIPLILDGGECPIGVESTVLDMTSEIPKILRPGGISASRLREALGRDAEIERCYDVTPEDNLPRSPGMKYRHYAPSARLELLEEGSPEEIWKYAGRQRAHSALLVSKATGQSIAESEDVAVYSDPERGADQHIKPVIIGSEENMQEIAHNLFTYLRSLDDEGRKLIMVEAINEEGLGEAIMNRLRKAATEIISLDPSPEK; encoded by the coding sequence GTGAAAGGGATATTGCAGACCGAAGTTTTGGAAGTAGATACGGGCGTTTCTCCCGGGGAGCTGCTGGGGACTGAAGCAGTTAAGAAGGCGTCCAGTCTGCTTCAGAGGGGAGAGCTGGTTGCTTTTCCCACCGAGACGGTATATGGACTGGGAGCTAATGCACTGGATGAAAGGGCTGTGCGCGGTATATTTGCCGCCAAAGATAGACCTGAAGATAACCCGCTCATTGTTCATGTTTATAGCCGCGAGGAGTTGAATCGACTCACGCGGGGGACTGTGCCTTCGGCGGTAAGGCAGCTGACCGCCCGTTTCTGGCCGGGGCCTCTGACAGTGATACTGCCTCGCTCTGATGAAGTTCCGGGAGTCATCTGTGCCGGCCTTGATACAGTTGCGGTCAGAATGCCATCACATCCTGTAGCGCGAGCAATTTTGACCCGCTCCGGTCTGCCTGTGGCAGCTCCCAGCGCCAACAAATCGGGCCTGCCCAGTCCTACCCGGGCTGAACATGTTCTGGCCGATATGGAAGGCAGCATTCCGCTGATTTTAGACGGCGGCGAATGTCCGATCGGAGTGGAATCTACCGTGCTCGATATGACTTCAGAAATACCGAAAATTTTGCGCCCAGGTGGTATCTCTGCCTCCCGGCTCCGCGAGGCTCTGGGGCGGGACGCCGAAATTGAACGCTGTTATGACGTCACTCCAGAGGATAATTTACCCCGTTCGCCGGGCATGAAATACCGTCATTACGCTCCTTCTGCCAGGCTGGAACTGCTGGAGGAGGGCAGCCCGGAAGAGATCTGGAAGTATGCCGGTCGTCAGCGAGCTCACAGCGCTCTGCTGGTATCGAAAGCGACCGGTCAAAGCATAGCTGAAAGCGAAGATGTCGCGGTTTACAGCGATCCAGAACGGGGGGCAGATCAGCATATCAAACCCGTCATCATCGGCAGCGAGGAGAATATGCAGGAGATAGCTCACAATCTCTTCACCTATCTGCGCAGCCTGGATGATGAAGGAAGAAAACTGATCATGGTAGAAGCCATAAACGAGGAAGGACTGGGTGAAGCCATTATGAATAGACTTCGCAAAGCTGCCACTGAAATTATAAGTCTGGATCCCTCGCCGGAAAAATGA
- the prmC gene encoding peptide chain release factor N(5)-glutamine methyltransferase has product MASKIREVLDRADDFLNDHGVDNSRLDAEVLLADLLSTERIKLYVNYDYPLNDEELSAYRSRLKKRARGVPISYITGRTEFMSLEFEIEPGVLIPRPETEELVEEILAFCRQNDWQQLKIVDLGTGTGAIMISLVKYLPEAKAIGTDISTEAVKLARRNIKKHDLEERAAALAGNWAAPLLPEKEAGVDLVVSNPPYIPEEKMEELPRRVQKEPRRALAAGEDGLSCYRKILPQAVSLLRPEGLFALEIGHDQGERMKEMTAEQEGLGEPELKQDGAGRDRMIFVRRN; this is encoded by the coding sequence ATGGCCAGCAAAATTCGCGAGGTTCTGGACAGGGCAGATGATTTCCTGAACGATCATGGTGTCGATAACTCCCGGCTGGATGCGGAGGTTCTTCTGGCCGATCTGCTCTCGACCGAGCGTATAAAACTCTATGTAAATTACGATTATCCTCTGAACGATGAGGAGCTTTCCGCTTACCGCAGCCGGCTAAAAAAAAGAGCCCGGGGTGTTCCTATCAGCTATATAACCGGTCGGACGGAATTTATGTCCCTGGAATTTGAAATCGAACCGGGTGTTTTGATTCCCCGCCCCGAGACGGAGGAACTGGTGGAAGAAATTCTTGCCTTTTGCCGACAAAACGACTGGCAGCAGCTTAAGATAGTAGATCTGGGCACAGGCACCGGGGCGATAATGATAAGTCTGGTTAAATATCTGCCCGAAGCGAAAGCTATAGGAACCGATATTTCGACTGAAGCTGTAAAACTGGCCCGCCGCAATATAAAAAAGCATGATCTGGAAGAAAGAGCGGCAGCGCTGGCGGGCAACTGGGCAGCCCCCCTTTTACCTGAGAAGGAGGCCGGGGTTGATCTTGTTGTTTCCAACCCGCCCTACATACCGGAAGAAAAGATGGAAGAACTGCCCCGCAGGGTTCAGAAGGAGCCCCGCCGTGCTCTGGCAGCTGGTGAAGATGGTCTTTCCTGCTATCGCAAAATTTTACCACAGGCTGTTTCACTGCTTCGGCCAGAGGGACTTTTTGCTCTGGAAATAGGTCATGATCAGGGGGAGAGAATGAAGGAGATGACTGCCGAACAGGAGGGGCTCGGCGAACCCGAATTGAAACAGGATGGAGCCGGTCGGGACCGCATGATTTTTGTCCGCCGAAACTGA
- the prfA gene encoding peptide chain release factor 1: protein MMKQEVLDRLDELKDKYEDLNQKIGDPEIMNNSEKYQKLLQEHASLKKIIEKYERYQQLREQKEEAEEILEMSDDEDMQELAQSEMEEVRPELEELEEELPIMLLPDNPDDEKDVIVEVRAGAGGDEAALFAADLFRMYTQYSEDRNWEVETMSSSESEVGGFKEIIFSVSGNDAYKYLKYESGVHRVQRVPSTESSGRIHTSTSTVAVLPEAEEVEIELDKNDLRIDYYRSSGPGGQSVNTTDSAVRITHEPTDITVSCQDEKSQHKNKDRAMKILRARLKEEMERKKRREREEKRRSQVGSGDRSEKIRTYNFPQGRVSDHRINLTIHQLESVLDGELDQLIEPLIEEDMKRRLENL, encoded by the coding sequence ATGATGAAGCAGGAAGTTTTAGATAGACTTGATGAGCTCAAGGATAAATATGAGGATCTCAATCAAAAAATTGGCGATCCTGAGATCATGAATAACAGTGAGAAATATCAAAAGCTTCTCCAGGAGCATGCCTCCCTCAAAAAAATCATCGAAAAATATGAACGTTACCAGCAGCTGCGCGAGCAGAAGGAAGAAGCTGAGGAGATTCTGGAGATGAGCGATGATGAGGATATGCAGGAGCTGGCCCAATCCGAAATGGAAGAGGTTAGACCCGAGCTGGAAGAGCTGGAAGAAGAGCTGCCTATCATGCTTCTGCCTGATAATCCCGACGATGAGAAAGATGTCATCGTTGAAGTAAGGGCCGGGGCCGGCGGAGATGAGGCCGCTTTATTTGCTGCCGATTTATTCCGCATGTATACCCAGTATTCCGAGGATAGAAACTGGGAGGTCGAGACCATGTCCTCGAGCGAATCGGAAGTCGGAGGATTTAAAGAGATAATTTTCAGCGTTTCCGGCAATGATGCCTATAAGTATCTCAAATACGAAAGCGGTGTACACCGCGTACAGCGGGTTCCCTCCACCGAATCGAGCGGCAGAATTCACACATCCACCTCCACAGTGGCGGTGCTTCCCGAGGCAGAAGAGGTGGAGATAGAGCTGGATAAGAACGACCTGAGGATAGATTATTATCGTTCCAGCGGACCCGGAGGCCAGAGCGTGAACACCACCGATTCGGCCGTGCGCATAACCCATGAACCCACTGATATCACAGTTTCCTGTCAGGATGAAAAGTCTCAGCACAAAAATAAAGACAGGGCCATGAAGATTTTGAGAGCTCGTCTCAAAGAGGAGATGGAACGGAAAAAACGCCGCGAAAGAGAGGAAAAGCGCCGCAGTCAGGTGGGCTCCGGCGATCGCAGCGAAAAAATCAGAACCTATAACTTTCCTCAGGGCAGGGTCAGCGATCATCGTATAAATCTAACAATCCATCAGCTGGAGAGCGTGCTTGATGGGGAGCTCGATCAGCTGATAGAACCGCTTATAGAAGAGGATATGAAAAGAAGACTGGAAAATCTTTGA
- a CDS encoding thymidine kinase, with amino-acid sequence MYEISNSGWIEIITGPMYCGKSEELIRRLRRVSFADQQIRVFKPALDNRFSEGNLVSHNGASFEAVPVDHPGEIVSRLDKGVEVVGIDEIQFFPGEIIEICEKLAGQDTRVITAGLDRDFRGEPFGPVPELMARAEYVDKLHAICVQCGEPASRTQRLIDGEPARYDDPVIMVGADEVYEARCRSCHEVGG; translated from the coding sequence ATGTATGAGATCAGCAACAGCGGCTGGATAGAAATCATAACCGGACCTATGTACTGCGGCAAGAGCGAGGAGTTGATTCGCCGGCTTCGCAGAGTCAGTTTTGCCGATCAGCAGATCAGAGTTTTTAAGCCCGCCCTCGATAATCGTTTTAGCGAAGGAAATCTGGTATCCCATAATGGAGCTAGTTTTGAAGCGGTGCCCGTCGATCATCCCGGGGAGATTGTCTCGCGGCTGGATAAAGGAGTCGAAGTTGTGGGGATCGATGAGATTCAATTTTTTCCCGGCGAGATAATCGAGATATGTGAAAAACTGGCCGGCCAGGATACCCGGGTCATTACGGCCGGACTCGATCGTGATTTCCGCGGTGAGCCTTTCGGACCGGTGCCGGAGCTCATGGCCAGAGCGGAGTACGTCGATAAACTTCATGCTATCTGTGTGCAGTGTGGAGAACCTGCCAGCCGTACTCAGCGCCTTATTGATGGTGAGCCAGCCCGTTATGATGATCCGGTAATTATGGTGGGAGCGGATGAAGTTTACGAGGCGCGCTGCCGTTCCTGTCATGAGGTTGGCGGTTAA
- the rpmE gene encoding 50S ribosomal protein L31 — protein sequence MKEEIHPETTDTVITCACGEEYQTESTGDDMRVEVCSNCHPFYTGKQRQTARGSRVEQFNRKYGRDSSEEESGETDQNEMEASEEAEE from the coding sequence GTGAAGGAGGAAATACATCCGGAGACTACCGATACCGTCATAACCTGTGCCTGTGGTGAAGAATATCAGACTGAATCCACCGGTGATGATATGAGGGTTGAGGTGTGCTCTAACTGTCATCCCTTCTACACAGGCAAGCAGCGGCAGACAGCCCGGGGCAGTCGGGTTGAGCAGTTCAACCGCAAATACGGAAGGGACAGCAGCGAGGAAGAATCCGGAGAAACCGATCAAAACGAAATGGAAGCATCCGAAGAAGCAGAAGAATAA
- the rho gene encoding transcription termination factor Rho, with protein MHISELENMTISELHELAKEKSIEGYSSMRKKDLIFALLEQETEKGGNIFAEGVLEVIENEGYGFIRPSKYLPSSDDIYISASQIRRFDLRTGDVVSGQVREPKNNERYFALLRIEAINYQNPERARDRAYFEDLTPLYPQKKIKLERSSSDVSTRLLDLIAPVGLGQRGLIVSPPKAGKTVLLKKIANSVSNNHPAARMMILLIDERPEEVTDMDRSVDAEVISSTFDRPADDHIQVAQLALAKAKRLVEQNHDVVVLLDSITRLARAANVTTSPSGRTLSGGLDPTAMHFPKSFFGAGRNIEEGGSLTVLATALIDTGSRMDDVIYEEFKGTGNMELHLDRRLAQQRIFPAIDIHLSGTRKEELLLNEQELEVIWKLRRQTKSMDKAEVLQTMITQINNTDDNQELLEVLEQIFSD; from the coding sequence TTGCATATTTCTGAACTGGAAAATATGACTATATCCGAGCTGCATGAGCTTGCCAAGGAAAAATCAATAGAGGGTTATTCCAGCATGCGAAAGAAGGATCTCATCTTCGCCCTGCTCGAGCAGGAGACGGAAAAAGGGGGGAATATCTTTGCGGAAGGGGTGTTAGAAGTTATCGAAAATGAGGGTTATGGTTTCATCCGGCCCTCCAAATATCTTCCTTCCAGCGATGATATCTATATCTCGGCTTCGCAGATTCGCAGATTTGACCTCAGAACCGGCGATGTAGTTTCAGGCCAGGTTCGTGAGCCGAAAAACAACGAGAGGTATTTTGCACTTTTAAGGATTGAGGCCATCAACTATCAAAACCCGGAAAGAGCCCGCGATAGGGCTTATTTTGAAGATCTAACCCCGCTCTATCCTCAAAAGAAGATCAAACTTGAGCGCAGCTCCAGCGATGTCTCCACCCGACTTCTGGATCTGATAGCTCCCGTGGGGCTGGGTCAGCGCGGATTGATAGTTTCTCCGCCAAAAGCCGGTAAGACCGTGCTGTTAAAAAAGATAGCCAACAGCGTCAGCAACAACCACCCCGCAGCCCGGATGATGATTTTGCTCATCGATGAGAGGCCGGAAGAAGTAACCGATATGGATCGTTCTGTTGACGCTGAGGTGATAAGTTCAACCTTTGACCGTCCTGCAGATGATCATATCCAGGTTGCCCAGCTGGCCCTGGCCAAGGCCAAACGCCTGGTGGAACAAAATCATGATGTGGTGGTGCTTCTGGACAGCATAACCCGGCTGGCCCGGGCAGCCAATGTAACCACTTCTCCCAGCGGCCGCACCTTGTCCGGGGGACTGGATCCTACCGCCATGCATTTCCCCAAAAGCTTTTTTGGAGCAGGCCGCAATATCGAAGAAGGGGGCAGCCTGACTGTGCTGGCAACAGCACTTATAGATACTGGAAGCCGGATGGATGATGTTATTTACGAGGAATTTAAAGGTACGGGCAATATGGAGCTGCATCTGGATAGAAGGCTGGCCCAGCAGCGAATATTTCCGGCCATCGATATTCACCTTTCCGGCACCCGCAAGGAGGAACTTCTTCTGAATGAGCAGGAGCTTGAGGTCATCTGGAAGCTCCGCCGTCAAACCAAGTCGATGGACAAGGCTGAAGTTTTGCAGACGATGATCACGCAAATAAACAATACCGATGATAATCAGGAGCTTCTGGAAGTTCTGGAGCAAATCTTCTCGGATTGA
- a CDS encoding sodium:calcium antiporter — MIYLLLTVELLVVILLIALSGHYLVLSVENIADKVGFSQMLTCMIILAAVTSLPELATTVTAVRLEAIESGLAGLLGSNLFNFTLLALLDLGQGPGFLLLSLSFSHLLVGFISIMMSSSLGIFFTLYLLTAAIPLQFRFAPESFVLFAIFLSGLKMIYNFEKSINNENKVENFDIDFEEMENIVPFPGEGAAARERESSVGQYMILLTSAAVIILSGIRLGYLSDRLVLMTGMGSTFIGAGLVAVITSLPELSASASAAGRDHPEMAAAIIMGSSMINLVLPAVVDGFYYSSMLAADPFHNLILIFVTVIMTVLLLSGLFYRTRHSLLHIGFSPALILILYVGTLWLLLYL, encoded by the coding sequence GTGATTTATTTGCTGTTAACTGTTGAACTTCTGGTTGTGATTCTGCTGATTGCTCTGTCGGGTCATTATCTGGTCTTATCGGTGGAAAATATTGCTGATAAAGTCGGATTCAGCCAGATGTTGACCTGTATGATAATTCTGGCAGCTGTTACCTCGCTGCCTGAGCTGGCAACCACGGTCACAGCGGTGAGGCTCGAAGCTATAGAATCTGGACTGGCCGGCCTTTTGGGCAGTAATCTTTTCAATTTTACCCTGCTGGCTCTTCTCGACCTTGGGCAGGGGCCTGGCTTTCTGCTTCTCAGCCTGTCTTTTTCGCACCTGCTCGTCGGTTTCATATCAATTATGATGAGCAGCTCGCTGGGAATATTCTTCACATTGTATTTGCTCACCGCAGCTATTCCCCTACAATTTCGCTTTGCTCCCGAAAGTTTTGTGCTCTTCGCGATATTTTTGTCCGGCCTGAAAATGATATATAATTTTGAAAAAAGCATCAATAATGAAAATAAAGTTGAAAATTTTGATATTGATTTCGAGGAAATGGAAAATATTGTTCCTTTCCCCGGGGAGGGCGCGGCCGCCCGGGAGAGAGAATCTTCTGTGGGACAGTATATGATCCTGCTGACTTCGGCAGCTGTAATCATATTGTCGGGCATCAGGCTCGGATATTTGAGCGATCGGCTGGTATTGATGACCGGTATGGGCAGCACCTTTATAGGAGCCGGCCTGGTTGCGGTAATAACTTCGCTCCCCGAGCTCAGCGCGTCAGCTTCTGCGGCTGGACGCGATCATCCCGAAATGGCGGCGGCGATAATTATGGGCAGCAGTATGATCAATCTGGTTTTACCAGCTGTTGTAGATGGATTTTATTATTCGAGTATGCTGGCAGCTGACCCGTTCCACAATCTCATTTTGATTTTTGTCACCGTAATCATGACGGTTCTGCTTTTGTCTGGTTTGTTTTATCGTACCCGGCACAGTTTATTACATATAGGGTTCTCTCCAGCTCTGATTTTGATTCTTTATGTAGGAACTCTCTGGCTGCTGCTTTATCTTTGA
- a CDS encoding class II fructose-1,6-bisphosphate aldolase produces the protein MLSQLVPMAEILEAADEEGYAVGGFNVNNLESLQAIVKAAEEENSPLILATSEGAISYMGIDHVVGMVEGFLKNTGLPAALHLDHGGSFEAAMRCIRKGWSSVMIDASKEPFEENIAQTKEVVKAAHSVGVSVEAELGKLVGTEDDVTVTEKEAAMTDPEEAAEFVERTGVDCLAVAIGTAHGVYKGEPDLDFERLEKINNNVDIPLVLHGASGVPSADVEKSIDLGIRKVNVNTAFQQAFTARVRELFDEDPDLYDPRKYCGPARDAMAEKVKEKIHTFGSQNKA, from the coding sequence ATGCTTTCACAGCTGGTACCGATGGCAGAAATTCTGGAAGCAGCCGATGAAGAGGGTTATGCAGTCGGGGGGTTTAATGTTAACAATCTCGAATCACTTCAGGCCATAGTAAAAGCGGCCGAGGAAGAAAATTCTCCTCTCATTTTGGCCACGAGTGAAGGTGCCATAAGTTATATGGGGATCGATCACGTGGTGGGTATGGTCGAAGGTTTTCTGAAAAATACCGGGCTGCCGGCAGCTCTGCATCTGGATCATGGAGGCAGTTTCGAAGCCGCTATGCGCTGCATTAGAAAAGGATGGTCTTCAGTGATGATAGATGCTTCTAAAGAACCTTTTGAGGAGAATATAGCTCAAACAAAAGAAGTGGTTAAAGCTGCTCACAGCGTAGGAGTCAGCGTCGAGGCTGAACTCGGTAAACTGGTGGGAACTGAAGACGATGTCACAGTTACGGAAAAAGAGGCGGCCATGACTGACCCCGAAGAGGCAGCCGAATTTGTCGAACGTACCGGTGTCGATTGTCTGGCTGTGGCTATAGGAACCGCCCATGGAGTTTATAAAGGAGAACCTGATCTCGATTTTGAGAGGCTGGAGAAAATCAATAACAATGTCGATATACCTCTGGTCTTACATGGAGCATCGGGAGTTCCCAGCGCCGATGTCGAAAAATCAATAGATCTGGGGATCCGCAAGGTAAATGTTAATACCGCTTTCCAGCAGGCTTTCACCGCCAGGGTCAGAGAGCTTTTTGATGAGGATCCCGATCTTTACGATCCACGCAAATACTGTGGTCCGGCCCGGGATGCCATGGCTGAAAAAGTTAAAGAAAAAATCCATACTTTCGGCAGCCAGAACAAAGCCTGA
- a CDS encoding 3-hydroxybutyryl-CoA dehydrogenase — translation MSRIGVVGAGTMGSGIAQHLAAAGCDVVLHDIKMQFLEDAGEHIEQSLNKLVEKDRLSSENKDEILDSIETTTDLKLMKDRELIIEAASEKKDIKEKIFQDLDTICPPETILASNTSALSITELASMTDRPEKMMGVHFFNPVPIMELVECVEGLTTEDSVFSRVCSFMSDTGKEVVEVRESPGFIVNRILIPMINEAAFMLQNQVAEAADIDKAMRKGANHPMGPLALGDLIGLDVCLSIMETLHEEFGDDKYRPCPLIKKKVRAGQLGRKSGQGFYVYD, via the coding sequence ATGAGCAGGATTGGAGTTGTGGGAGCCGGGACGATGGGCAGCGGTATAGCTCAGCATCTGGCTGCGGCCGGCTGTGATGTGGTGCTGCATGATATCAAGATGCAATTTCTGGAAGATGCCGGAGAGCACATCGAACAATCTTTGAACAAGCTGGTGGAAAAAGATCGTCTGAGCTCTGAAAATAAGGATGAGATTCTTGATTCAATAGAGACCACAACCGATCTCAAACTCATGAAGGATAGAGAGCTTATCATCGAAGCTGCTTCTGAGAAGAAAGATATCAAAGAGAAAATTTTTCAGGATCTGGACACCATCTGTCCCCCTGAAACCATTTTAGCATCCAATACCTCAGCTCTCAGTATAACCGAGCTGGCATCTATGACTGATCGACCGGAAAAAATGATGGGAGTTCATTTTTTCAATCCGGTTCCCATCATGGAACTGGTTGAATGTGTAGAGGGCCTTACCACTGAAGACAGTGTTTTTTCCAGGGTCTGCAGTTTTATGAGTGACACAGGCAAGGAAGTTGTGGAAGTGCGTGAGTCTCCCGGATTTATAGTAAATAGAATTTTAATCCCTATGATCAATGAGGCCGCTTTTATGCTGCAAAATCAGGTGGCGGAAGCAGCCGATATCGATAAAGCCATGCGCAAGGGAGCCAACCATCCCATGGGCCCGCTGGCGCTGGGGGATTTGATCGGCCTCGATGTATGTCTTTCGATCATGGAGACTCTGCACGAAGAATTTGGCGATGATAAATATCGGCCCTGCCCGCTGATAAAGAAAAAGGTTAGGGCCGGGCAGCTGGGACGTAAAAGCGGTCAGGGATTTTACGTCTACGATTAA
- a CDS encoding flavodoxin family protein, with product MKILGIQGSPVQRGTHFLLEGALKGVRSQGADSALLDLTDYTIEHCRGCDSCLREKQCVIEDDLHRAASSMESADGLILAAPSYFASIPANFKAFLDRTRYLKMDGHKLADKPFAALASSGLKQGGGEHVIEFLHRFALLHGMVVVGGKNNPVTEPGWVVGTRKKDDGNFRKISDDEEARKLAERLGERLTAFAKKLSRGD from the coding sequence ATGAAAATACTCGGTATTCAGGGGAGTCCGGTTCAAAGAGGCACCCATTTTCTGCTCGAGGGTGCTCTTAAAGGAGTTCGCAGTCAGGGGGCTGACAGCGCCCTGCTGGATCTGACAGATTACACCATCGAGCACTGCCGGGGTTGTGACAGCTGTTTGAGGGAAAAGCAGTGTGTCATAGAGGATGATCTTCACCGGGCAGCCAGCAGTATGGAGTCAGCCGATGGTCTAATTCTTGCTGCTCCCAGCTACTTTGCTTCTATTCCTGCAAATTTCAAAGCTTTTCTGGACCGCACCCGCTATCTCAAGATGGATGGACACAAACTTGCCGACAAACCCTTCGCCGCTCTGGCCAGTTCCGGCCTAAAACAGGGTGGGGGGGAGCATGTTATAGAATTTCTTCATCGTTTTGCCCTTCTGCACGGCATGGTGGTCGTAGGCGGTAAAAATAATCCTGTGACCGAGCCGGGATGGGTTGTCGGTACGAGAAAGAAAGATGACGGGAACTTTCGAAAAATTTCCGATGACGAGGAAGCCCGCAAGCTGGCTGAAAGGCTGGGGGAAAGACTGACAGCTTTCGCCAAAAAACTTAGCAGGGGTGATTAA